A stretch of DNA from Acinetobacter sp. ANC 7912:
CTGACGAATTTGCTTATTGTGTTCGAAAAGTTGGTCAAGGTGTTGATTTAAAAGATGAAGTTTTTCATTTTGATAATAATTACTTTGATTTTTTAAAATCATCAGAACGTATTGAAGATTATTTTTATCGCTCTATTTTTTATAATGAAATTATTGAACGAGTTAATAAAGAACATAATCTTTCTTTAAATAAAGTCCGACCTGTTAGAACTATCTATACCAATATCGCTGGCTTAGAAATTGATACAGTCCGTCCTATTCCATCAGATGCAGACTGGCGCAAGCTCCCAGATGGCTCTTATGTTGTTTATGATGAAATCCAGAATATTCCTATATTTTCATCTGAAAATAGGGGAGTTGATCCAATTGTTAAAGACTTAACTATTCATCGTCATCGTGGTTTTGACATTGTTGGTATTACTCAATTTCCTGATCTTGTTCGAAAAGAATTTAGGGCTTTAGTTGGTCATCATCGTCATTTGGTCAATTCTTTTGGTCTTAAACGCTCTACACAATATGAATGGTCAACCTGCAAGATTGATCCGAATGCGTTTAAGAATAAGGCAACAGCCGAAATTAAAGATACTTTTGCCTTTCCACCTGATCTTTATAAATATTACCGTTCTTCAACTGCTCATACACATAAGCGTCGATTGCCTTGGCGCTTTATTATGATTTTATCTGCTGTCTTAATTGCTTGTATTTCCTTATTTACCTGTACTTTTTCAAAGGAAAATAACGTAGTTAGACAGATTGCTACAGGTACTCCACATGATTCAGCCAAACCATCAAGCGATAAATCTGATTCTAAGCAATCACCAGCAACAACAGAAACAGGCTCTGAGAAAGTTCAGGGGGAAAATGACAATCCTCTTAATACTTCTAACAATGAATCTACTCTGGATATTGAGCCAGCTTATGACCCTGCCGATCCATTCGGCTATCAGCCTGTTCAGTTCGTTCAGCCTACAAGTATTCGGGTTTTTTCTGGTTGTTTTTGTAGCAAGAAATCATGTAAAGCTTATGACCAGCAGGGAACACAAATTAACGGAATTGATCCAAAACTCTGCAAAGGACTTATGGAAGACAGTTCAAACAGACCATATAACTATTTCAAACAACAGGCCTCAAGCAATCAAACGACTAATTCAGGTCAGCAACCACAATCAGCAGCTCCGCAAACTGAAAACGCTTTACCTGTTCAAGAATCATCTGCTTGATATTAATTAACGAGTGTCTACGAGTGACACGCCACCCATTAAAATTATGATTTTTCTTTCCCTGATTACAAAATCCGGTAAGATGAATCTAATAGGGGCAAATAGAGGGCGTGTTCCGCCCGAACTGACATAATATGGATTTCAAAGGTTTTTTTAAGTGGTGCTTTAAGTTTTTTATAATGCTTTTAATTATTGGCTTTTTGATACGGTTTTTATACTCGATTTTTTAGCCACTGGAGAGATCAATGCTTACCAGGGAGATTGGCATTATGTATCACCTGGGAAGTTATCCTGGGAAAGCATAAAATTTCGTAAGTTATTGATTCTTTGTTCTGATCATTTTTTATTGTTGGCAAAATATTACATTTGACCAGGTGTTATCCTGGTGAAAATCTTATAAGACTGATTTCGTATAATGTAGCCGAAGATTATGTTACTAAGCCCCAGTGAGAAAATAGACCGTCTCACGGGGCTTTTTAACATCAATCTTCATTATACGAACATCTGTCTGCGCATCATGACGAACGCGAGGAGCTTCGACGAGTGTGAGGAGTAGGGCGCTAAGAAAAAGGCACACTACTGTCTAATAGTGTGCCTGACTCTCGAAAGTTTTTTGCAATTCGCTCTATGAGCTATATATAACGGAGCTTTCAGAGTTATCAAGAATGTTTCGCATTTAAGCCAATTATTTAGCTATAACCCTTACTTGTCCACTTGTTGTTAATTCAGTTTCATTTATACATTGTTCTAAAATAATATGTACAAGCTCGCTTTCTTTTATTGGCATTAAATTTCTATTAATCAATAGTTTATTAAGCTCAATACATTTTTTTCTAAGCATTTCTTGCTCTTTATCGTTTAGCCTAACTGTAATTGCCATTTTTTAACCAATCTGTATTCATCTAACATGTTGTCAATACTACTTGTATACATGTAATTTGTGCTTGATATTCATGTGTACATGTATTAAATTTATCTCAATGTAATTTGTATACATGTATAAAAATGCTCGATTTCCTCCGTTTAGCGATTCCAATCATTCCTACGCATGTGCGTAGTTTTGATAATCACCATCAGTTCAATGGTGATATTCGCGATTATGGAGTTCCAGCAGCAACACGCCATGTAAGTAAGACAGATGACGGCCAGACCATAACAGGGGACTTGTATCACCCTTATGAAGCTCTACCAAGTGACTATACAGATATGGCTGTTAAGTTTTATACCAATACTATGAATACAGTACCTTATGTTGAGTTAAAAGCATCTCCACTTAAGCTTTTACAGGGTCACAATGTTTATGGTTTTGAATCTATAGAACTTGGTGCTATGCACATGCTTGGAATGTTTTTTGAAGCATTTCCTAAATTGAGTGCGATTCTTGATAGAGATAAAACAGAAGTTCTTTGTCTTGATACTACTTATCTTTTTAGATTGCCTCATCAGAATATGGTTCAGCCAGTTCTTGACTATATGTCCAATCTTGCATCTGGCCACCGTAAAGCGCGTCAAGTCAAATACGATAATTACATTACTTGGGGTAACGATGGTGCAAGTGTTCGTCCTAAAGCGTATGGCAAATTTGAAGAAGTAAAAGCCCAATTAAATAAGGTTCAGAAACAAGCAGAGAAGGGCTGTATGCGCTCTAAATCACTTGTCATGGCTATGCATGATGCTTTGCCTTTTGCTAATGCTGTTTTACGTCTCGAAGCACGTATTACTAAAACGTATCTAACTAAAAACGGTTATCCGTCTAATTTATTTCAGTTAATTAATTTGCAACATGAACAGCCAGAATTATTGCTACGCCTCTGGCACGTAGCTTTTGACCCGATCTTAGACACAATGAAGGGTAAATATATGAATTTTTCAAGTGATGGCGAAATTTTAGATTTACTCAAATCTAAATTAGTGACTTATACAAAGACTGGTAAAGAAAGTTTTACAAAAGCTAATAACGCTATGAAGTTTTATTCTTTGGTACGTCAGATTGGATTAACTGCAACTAAGGGTTTGTATAGTGAAGCTCAATTTTATAAATGCCTTAATTCATTATTAGATTGCGGTATTTCAAAATCTCACATTCAAAACCTTCATAAGAATCCTAACGGCAAAGTTATTCCGTTTGTCCGTATGTTTGAACTCAAGATGTGCGACCAGCAGCCATCTGACTATCAAATTCCAGTTTCACAATACAGTCCTAAAAAGGGCTTATATCTAGTTGCCTGAGGAGGCTATAACCATGCAAGTTCAATTTAATAAACGCACAATTACACCAATTGCTAACAAGTATCAGGATAAAAAAACAGGTGAAGATAAGCTTTCCCTGAAAACCACTGTGTTAAGTCCTGTTCAATATAGTTTAAAACCTACACCTGGCATGATGCCAGTTGAACAGATCCAAGCAGTCCTTATTGAGTGTGCGGAAAATTATCAAGAAGTAGAAATTGAATTTGTTGAACGTCAAACAAATTATGGTGCAGAGATGCAAATTTTCAGTGTTAAGCCAGTGCTTAAGAAAGTTGGAGCTTAGATATGGATTTCTGTTCAGGGTGTGGCCAATATTTTGTTAATGAACAAGATTTATCTTTTCATGAATGCTTTGCATTTAGAAAGCTTAGCAAAATCAAAGGTTTAAAATACATTATTTCGTATAATGTATAATATGTAAATAAATCAATAGGTTAGGGTAATAATTATAATGTCACAGCTCATTTATAAGTGCAAGAAATGCGGTGCTAAATTCTCTGATCAATTGGTTTATTGCAAGCATTTTTATAACTGTACAAAGAGAATTTAAGAAATGGCAAGCATCTGTGAAATTGTCGAAGAAAGCACAAATGCCTGCCTTAAGTGGGTCGAGTACACGCCAGTAATCGACCAGTTAGCAATCACAAAGGACGATGCACTTTTAATCTTAACACCGATTGCAAGTATCTACGTCCTTTTGATTGGGTGGTCTTTCATTATGCTCATCTACCACCAGAGCAAATAAAAAAGGAGACGATTATGTCTAATTTAAAAAACGTAGAACGTATGGAAGCAACTGTTCAACAGGGTAAAAAAACTTGGTTCCAACGTCATTGTCCTACTTTTGCTGCTGCTGGTGCTGCTGTTGGTTCAATGGTAGTTGCTTCTAGTGCAAATGCTGCTGGTGTTGCTGATCTGTTTACCGAAATTTCAACTGAAATGAGTGGCGTTTCAACTGGCGTTTTGTCAATTCTAACAATCCTTGCAGGTGTAGTTGCGTTGCTTCTTGGTTGGGCTTACGTCAAGAAAGCACGTTAATTACTGCTCGAATCTCCCAGCTTCGGCTGGGATTTTCGTATAAGGGGGAAGTATGGAAAACGCATCTATTTTTTATTGGTTATTAGTCATCGTTCCTTGGGTTGCTTTACATGGTATTTGGAGAGTAATCAGATGAAAAAGTTTTTAACTGTACTTCTTACATTTACTCTTTATTTCAATTTATTTACTACGGCTCATGCTGCCAATGTTGGCGGTTGGACTTTGGGCGGTGGTGTTGCTCAAGGTGCTTCTACTGTTTATGAAGGTACAAAAAGAGTTGTTATTGATGGCGTTGATTACATAAAAAAAGGCACTGCAAAAATTACTCCCCCTGCAAGCGGTGTTGCTAAAGTCCTCGCTCGTGGTGCTGCTGGTTATGCTCTTTCCGTTGCTGTTGAACAGTTGTTAGGCTCTGTTGATTGGGTTCTCGATCCTGAAAATAATGCAATTAAATATTTTCCTGAAGTAAGTGATTGTCAATCTTCAGGCTGTCCACATGCTCAAAAAGTTTTTACTGTTTATGGCGATGATAGACAAAGATATCTTTTTGATTCTCTAACTACTGCATGTGCTTTTGTTGCAACTCAAAGCAATCAAAGGGACTATACCTTAATCAGTACCAATATGGCTAATGCCGAAAATGGTAATTGTTATTTTCATTCTAAGCGTTATCCCGATCTGCGTAACTGGGATTTGAATTATCAAATTCCTTATGTTTCAAATCCTGCTTACAATCCCAATGCAGAACGTGAGGAAAAATCTATTCCTCTAGAAACTGTTGCTCAACAAGTAATTTCAAATGCTGAAAGTGGTGATGCTTCTGCACAAGTTGCTACTACTGCCGCTGCTGCTGATATTGTTGCCGAAGCTGAAAAAGATGATGCAAAAGCTCGTCCTATCGTTCAACAGTTAGAAGCATCTGCACAAACAAAGCCTGCTGATGAAGCTGCTGCTGAAAAAGCCAATGAAGCTACTGGAGAAGCAAAACCTAATACAGCTAATCCTGAAGCAACCGATTTATCAATTGAATTTCCTGTTTTTTGTGGTTGGGCACCTTTGGTCTGTGAAGCTGCTCAAGTTGTTATCTCTTTTCCTCAAACTCTTACAAA
This window harbors:
- a CDS encoding virulence factor TspB C-terminal domain-related protein, with the protein product MKKFLTVLLTFTLYFNLFTTAHAANVGGWTLGGGVAQGASTVYEGTKRVVIDGVDYIKKGTAKITPPASGVAKVLARGAAGYALSVAVEQLLGSVDWVLDPENNAIKYFPEVSDCQSSGCPHAQKVFTVYGDDRQRYLFDSLTTACAFVATQSNQRDYTLISTNMANAENGNCYFHSKRYPDLRNWDLNYQIPYVSNPAYNPNAEREEKSIPLETVAQQVISNAESGDASAQVATTAAAADIVAEAEKDDAKARPIVQQLEASAQTKPADEAAAEKANEATGEAKPNTANPEATDLSIEFPVFCGWAPLVCEAAQVVISFPQTLTNWWETGKSKAEEWATSISEAWTAVKDWAKSEQQDDTELDIPEQEQPDIDTDIAFGGSCPSDREAEVNMGVGIIKLPISYEPICTTVSTAKPVLIFVGFFIAALIIGGVRSE
- a CDS encoding zonular occludens toxin domain-containing protein, which produces MFSSENRGVDPIVKDLTIHRHRGFDIVGITQFPDLVRKEFRALVGHHRHLVNSFGLKRSTQYEWSTCKIDPNAFKNKATAEIKDTFAFPPDLYKYYRSSTAHTHKRRLPWRFIMILSAVLIACISLFTCTFSKENNVVRQIATGTPHDSAKPSSDKSDSKQSPATTETGSEKVQGENDNPLNTSNNESTLDIEPAYDPADPFGYQPVQFVQPTSIRVFSGCFCSKKSCKAYDQQGTQINGIDPKLCKGLMEDSSNRPYNYFKQQASSNQTTNSGQQPQSAAPQTENALPVQESSA
- a CDS encoding phage/plasmid replication protein, II/X family gives rise to the protein MLDFLRLAIPIIPTHVRSFDNHHQFNGDIRDYGVPAATRHVSKTDDGQTITGDLYHPYEALPSDYTDMAVKFYTNTMNTVPYVELKASPLKLLQGHNVYGFESIELGAMHMLGMFFEAFPKLSAILDRDKTEVLCLDTTYLFRLPHQNMVQPVLDYMSNLASGHRKARQVKYDNYITWGNDGASVRPKAYGKFEEVKAQLNKVQKQAEKGCMRSKSLVMAMHDALPFANAVLRLEARITKTYLTKNGYPSNLFQLINLQHEQPELLLRLWHVAFDPILDTMKGKYMNFSSDGEILDLLKSKLVTYTKTGKESFTKANNAMKFYSLVRQIGLTATKGLYSEAQFYKCLNSLLDCGISKSHIQNLHKNPNGKVIPFVRMFELKMCDQQPSDYQIPVSQYSPKKGLYLVA